In the Piscinibacter sp. XHJ-5 genome, one interval contains:
- a CDS encoding hydantoinase B/oxoprolinase family protein, whose protein sequence is MQQTPRTTDRWQFWIDRGGTFTDVVGKRPDGTLVTHKLLSENPEQYRDAAVAGIRHLLGLAPGEPITPDRVECVKMGTTVATNALLERKGEPTLLVTTRGFRDALRIGYQERPRIFDRHIVLPELLYSRVIEARERVGADGTVIEPLDEVHLRAELQSAYDAGVRSVAVVFMHGYRFTAHEKAATRIAGEVGFPQISVSHEVSPLMKLVSRGDTTVVDAYLSPILRRYVEQVAGEMPGVRLFFMQSSGGLTDAHAFQGKDAILSGPAGGIVGMVRTAQLADFDRVIGFDMGGTSTDVSHFAGEFERAFETQVAGVRMRAPMMSIHTVAAGGGSILGFDGARFRAGPQSAGANPGPACYRRGGPLAVTDANVMVGKIQPAYFPKVFGPHANESLDRDIVVQKFSAMAQEIERATGTRRTPEEVAEGFIDIAVGAMANAIKKISVARGYDVTRYTLQCFGGAGGQHACRVADALGMNRVFAHPLAGVLSAYGMGLADQSVMREAAIERPLAGSAEAVGSRLDALAAEAEGELERQGVSGGEVKVHRRVHVRYEGTDSALVVPYGSAAEIQAAFEAAYRRRFAFLMHERALIVEAVSVEAVGAGDAPAEPRLPTVPPAPAPVADTVQLFSGGRWWDAALIVREQTKPGQLIDGPAIIAEKNATTVVEPGWRAGVTEFDHLVLDRVQPRETRKAIGTTVDPVMLEVFNNLFMNIAEQMGLQLQNTAYSVNIKERLDFSCALFDADGNLIANAPHMPVHLGSMSESIKTVIQENAGRIQPGDVFVLNDPYHGGTHLPDVTVVTPVFDEKGEAILFHVGSRGHHADIGGITPGSMPPFSTRIEEEGVQIDNVKLVDRGRLREREMLDLLRSGPHPSRNPEQNLADLKAQIAANEKGVQELRKMVAQFGLDVVQAYMRHVQDNAEESVRRVITKLKDGEFTLPLDNGARIQVKIRVNAKDRSAVIDFTGTSAQLANNFNAPKAVCMAAVLYVFRTLVDDDIPLNAGCLKPLQVIVPEGSMLNPNPPASVVAGNVETSTCITNALYGALGVMAAGQCTMNNFTFGNERHQYYETISGGSGAGPDFDGTSVVQTHMTNSRLTDPEVLEFRFPVRLESYEIRAGSGGAGRHRGGDGGVRRVRFLERMTASILSNGRHSGAFGVAGGSAGQPGINRVERADGRVERLDHIGSTEMAPGDVFVVETPGGGGFGAA, encoded by the coding sequence ATGCAACAGACCCCACGCACCACCGACCGCTGGCAGTTCTGGATCGACCGCGGCGGCACCTTCACCGACGTGGTCGGCAAGCGCCCCGACGGCACCTTGGTCACCCACAAGCTGCTGTCGGAAAACCCCGAGCAGTATCGCGATGCGGCGGTCGCCGGCATCCGGCACCTGCTCGGGCTGGCGCCGGGCGAGCCCATCACGCCCGACCGCGTGGAGTGCGTGAAGATGGGCACCACCGTGGCGACCAACGCGCTGCTCGAGCGCAAGGGCGAGCCCACGCTGCTGGTGACCACGCGCGGCTTCCGCGATGCGCTGCGCATCGGCTACCAGGAGCGCCCGCGCATCTTCGACCGGCACATCGTGCTGCCCGAGCTGCTGTATTCGCGGGTCATCGAGGCGCGCGAGCGCGTCGGCGCCGACGGCACGGTCATCGAGCCGCTCGATGAAGTGCACCTGCGCGCCGAGCTGCAGTCGGCGTACGACGCCGGCGTGCGCAGCGTGGCGGTCGTGTTCATGCACGGCTATCGCTTCACCGCGCACGAGAAGGCGGCCACGCGCATCGCCGGGGAGGTCGGCTTCCCGCAGATCAGCGTGTCGCACGAGGTGAGCCCGCTGATGAAGCTCGTGAGCCGCGGCGACACGACGGTGGTCGACGCCTACCTGTCGCCGATCCTGCGTCGCTACGTGGAGCAGGTGGCCGGCGAGATGCCCGGGGTGCGACTGTTCTTCATGCAGTCGTCGGGCGGCCTCACCGATGCGCACGCCTTTCAGGGCAAGGACGCCATCCTGTCGGGTCCCGCGGGCGGCATCGTCGGCATGGTGCGCACGGCGCAGCTCGCCGACTTCGATCGCGTCATCGGCTTCGACATGGGAGGCACGTCGACCGACGTGAGCCACTTCGCCGGCGAATTCGAGCGCGCCTTCGAGACGCAGGTGGCCGGCGTGCGCATGCGCGCGCCGATGATGAGCATCCACACGGTGGCCGCGGGCGGCGGCTCCATCCTCGGCTTCGACGGAGCGCGCTTTCGCGCCGGGCCGCAGAGCGCCGGCGCGAATCCCGGCCCGGCGTGCTACCGCCGCGGCGGTCCTCTGGCGGTCACCGATGCGAACGTGATGGTCGGCAAGATCCAGCCGGCGTACTTCCCCAAGGTGTTCGGCCCGCACGCGAACGAGTCGCTGGACCGCGACATCGTCGTGCAGAAGTTCAGCGCGATGGCGCAGGAGATCGAGCGCGCCACCGGCACGCGGCGCACGCCCGAGGAGGTCGCCGAAGGCTTCATCGACATCGCCGTCGGGGCGATGGCCAACGCGATCAAGAAGATCTCGGTGGCACGCGGCTACGACGTCACGCGCTATACCTTGCAGTGCTTCGGCGGCGCGGGCGGCCAGCACGCCTGCCGGGTGGCCGACGCGCTGGGCATGAACCGCGTGTTCGCCCACCCGCTGGCCGGCGTGCTGTCGGCCTACGGCATGGGCCTGGCCGACCAGAGCGTGATGCGCGAGGCGGCGATCGAGCGCCCGCTGGCCGGCTCGGCCGAGGCCGTCGGCTCGCGCCTGGACGCCCTCGCCGCCGAGGCCGAGGGCGAGCTCGAAAGGCAAGGCGTGAGCGGCGGCGAGGTGAAGGTGCACCGGCGCGTGCATGTGCGCTACGAGGGCACGGACTCGGCGCTCGTGGTTCCTTACGGCAGCGCCGCCGAGATCCAGGCCGCGTTCGAAGCGGCATACCGCCGGCGCTTCGCCTTCCTGATGCACGAGCGCGCGCTGATCGTCGAGGCGGTGTCCGTGGAAGCCGTTGGCGCAGGCGATGCACCGGCCGAACCGCGGCTGCCCACGGTGCCGCCGGCGCCCGCGCCGGTGGCCGACACCGTGCAGCTGTTCAGCGGCGGGCGCTGGTGGGACGCGGCGCTGATCGTGCGTGAGCAGACGAAGCCGGGCCAGCTCATCGACGGCCCGGCCATCATCGCCGAGAAGAATGCCACCACCGTGGTCGAGCCAGGCTGGCGCGCCGGGGTCACCGAATTCGACCACCTCGTGCTCGACCGCGTTCAGCCGCGCGAGACGCGCAAGGCCATCGGCACGACGGTCGACCCGGTGATGCTGGAGGTCTTCAACAACCTCTTCATGAACATCGCCGAGCAGATGGGGCTGCAGCTGCAGAACACCGCCTACTCGGTCAACATCAAGGAGCGGCTCGACTTCTCCTGCGCGCTGTTCGATGCCGACGGCAACCTCATCGCCAACGCGCCGCACATGCCGGTGCACCTGGGCTCGATGAGCGAGTCGATCAAGACGGTGATCCAGGAGAATGCCGGCCGCATCCAGCCCGGCGACGTGTTCGTGCTCAACGACCCGTACCACGGCGGCACCCACCTGCCCGACGTGACGGTGGTGACGCCGGTGTTCGACGAGAAGGGCGAGGCGATCCTGTTCCATGTCGGCTCGCGTGGACATCACGCCGACATCGGCGGCATCACGCCGGGCTCGATGCCGCCGTTCTCCACGCGCATCGAGGAGGAGGGCGTGCAGATCGACAACGTGAAGCTGGTCGATCGCGGCCGGCTGCGCGAGCGCGAGATGCTGGACCTGCTGCGCTCGGGGCCGCATCCCTCGCGCAACCCCGAGCAGAACCTCGCCGACCTGAAGGCCCAGATCGCCGCCAACGAGAAGGGCGTGCAGGAGCTGCGCAAGATGGTGGCCCAGTTCGGGCTCGACGTCGTGCAGGCCTACATGCGCCACGTGCAGGACAACGCCGAGGAGTCGGTGCGCCGCGTCATCACGAAGCTGAAGGACGGCGAGTTCACGCTGCCGCTGGACAACGGCGCGCGCATCCAGGTGAAGATCCGCGTGAACGCGAAGGACCGCAGCGCGGTGATCGACTTCACCGGCACCTCGGCGCAGCTGGCGAACAACTTCAACGCACCGAAGGCGGTGTGCATGGCGGCGGTGCTCTACGTCTTCCGCACGCTGGTCGACGACGACATCCCGCTCAATGCCGGCTGCCTGAAGCCGCTGCAGGTCATCGTGCCGGAGGGATCGATGCTGAACCCCAATCCGCCGGCGTCGGTGGTGGCGGGCAACGTCGAGACCTCCACCTGCATCACCAACGCGCTGTACGGTGCGCTGGGCGTGATGGCCGCCGGCCAGTGCACGATGAACAACTTCACCTTCGGCAACGAGCGCCACCAGTACTACGAGACGATCTCCGGCGGATCGGGCGCCGGGCCCGACTTCGACGGCACGAGCGTCGTGCAGACGCACATGACGAACTCGCGGCTCACCGATCCGGAGGTCCTGGAGTTCCGCTTCCCGGTTCGGCTGGAGAGCTATGAGATCCGGGCCGGGTCAGGCGGGGCGGGACGGCACCGCGGCGGCGACGGCGGCGTGCGCCGCGTCCGCTTCCTCGAGCGCATGACGGCATCCATCCTCTCCAACGGCCGGCACAGCGGGGCCTTCGGCGTGGCCGGCGGCTCGGCCGGGCAGCCGGGCATCAACCGGGTCGAGCGTGCCGACGGGCGCGTCGAACGGCTGGATCACATCGGCTCCACCGAAATGGCCCCGGGCGATGTGTTCGTCGTCGAGACGCCGGGGGGTGGCGGGTTCGGGGCGGCGTAG